Part of the Halorhabdus utahensis DSM 12940 genome, GGACCTCTCCGTCGAAGTGCTCCACCAGCGAGAGGGTGTCTTCGACGATTTCGAGCCGGTCGACGCCGGCGAGACCGACGCTGTGGCACTCGAATCGGAGTTCGGAGCCGAGTGATGGCACGCATCGTCCTCGATACGAACGTTCTGTTCGCTGCTGCGAGCGCCCGTGACCGCTATCACGACCGCGCACGGGAGATCGTTCGCGGGATCGACCACGGCGACCTCCCGGAGGCCGTCGTCTCGAACTACGTCCTCGCGGAGACGCTGAACCTCACGCGCGAGAAACTCGGCCCCGAGGCCGCGAACGCGCTGCTCGATCGCCTCCTCGAGGGTGCCCACTTCGAAGTCAACCACGCACCGAGAGCCGATTTCAACGCTGCCCAGGCGCTGTTCCGCCGGTACGACGCCCTCTCCTTCGTTGATGCGACGATCGTCGCGTATCTCGAGCGCGAAGGAAGCGAGTACCTGTATTCCTTCGACGACGATTTCGACGCGGTCGAGGAGCTGACACGACTCGATACTGCCGTGAACCCGTTCGAGTGACCACCGGTTTCTTCGTCGGGCATCCTCGGCTCGCTACGCAAGCCTGCGTACCCACTGCCTCGAAAAGCCGGGCCCAAAAATGCTCACTCCGTTCGCGAACCACTCTCACGGCGTCGCCGTTCGAGCGCTCGGCGGCCTCGTCCCACTCGGCCGCCCACTTCTCGAAAATCTGGATCAGAAATCCGGTCGCTCGTCTCTCGCGACCGGTTATGCCCGCTCGGCCAGCCACACCAACAACCCGTTCTGGGCGTGCAGTCGGTTCTCCGCCTGCTCCCACACGATCGCGTTCTCACTCTCGATGACCTCGTCGGTGACCTCCTCGCCGCGGTGGGCCGGCAGACAGTGCATCAGCGTGCGATCGCCGAGCAACTCGGTCGTGACCTGAAAGCCCTCGAAGGCCGCGAGTTTCTCCTCGCGCTCGTCCTCCTGGCCCATGCTGACAAAGACGTCCGTGTAGACCACGTCGGCGTCTTCGACGGCCGCTTCGGGATCGTGTGTCGTCTCGGGAGCGGTCCCCAACTCGGCCGCACGATCGAGAACCTCCTCGTCGATTTCGTAGCCCTCCGGGGTCGCGACGGTCAGATCGAGGCCGACCATCGCCGCGCCGAGGACCAAGGACTGGGCGACGTTGTTGCCGTCGCCGACCCAGGCGACTCTGACGGTGTCGAAGCCACCGAACTCCTGGCGGATCGTCAGTAGGTCCGCCAGCGTCTGGCAGGGATGGGCATCGTCGGTCAGGCCGTTGATCACCGGCACGGTGGCGTACTCGGCCAGTTCCTCGGCGTCAGCGTGGTCGAACAGCCGCGCCATGATCGCGTCGGCGTACCGCGAGACCGCCCGCGCGGTGTCCTTGACCGGTTCGCTATCCCCCAGGTGGATATCGTCCGGCCCGAGGAAGATGGCGTGGCCGCCGAGCTGGGTCATCCCGGTCTCGAAGGAGACCCGGGTCCGGGTCGAGGGCTTCTCGAAGATCATCGCGAGCGTCTCGTCTTCGAGGGGGTTGCCCGCCTCCTCGCCGGCCTTGATGGTGGCGGCGCGATCGAGGACGGTCGTCAGTTCCTCGCTCGTCAGGTCGTCGATGTCGAGTACGTTGCGTGTCATGGCTCCTCCAGAAGTCTCGTGGTCACGTCGTCCAGTACCGCGACCGAGCGGTCGAATTCGGGCAGCGGGAGGTGCTCGTCCGGGGCGTGATCGAGGTCCGAGTCGCCGGGGCCATACGAAACGATCTCGACGTCCCAGGCGTCGGCGTAAATGTTCATGTCCGCGGTGCCGGTCTTGCGCAGGAGGCGCGGATCGCCACCCTCCTCGCGGATCGCCGCGCGAAAGGCGCGCGCGACCCCCGTACGGGGACTGGTCATCACCGGTTCGACCCAGTCGTCCCAGTTGACGGTCCCGCGATCGAGATGACCGTCGGCCAACTCGCGGATCTCGTCAGTGGTGTACTCCGGGGGCACCCGAAGCTGGACGCGCATTGTCGTCTCGACCGAGAGCCCATCCGAACTGACCCCGCCGTCGATGTCGACCGGCTTGCAGGTCACCCGTTCGAAGACCGGGTGCCACTCGTCCTTGGCGAACTCCGCCTCGACGCGGTTCCACCAGTCGATGGCGTCCTCGATGGCGTTGTTGTCCGGCCGCGAGGAGTGGCCGGATTCGCTCGTAGCGACGTAGGTGCCACCGAGCAAGCCACGATACCCCAGCGTGATCCCGTCCCAGCCCGACGGCTCGCCGTTGATGACGGCGTCGGGTTCGATCTCCCGATCCTCGACCAGATAGCGGCCGCCGGTCGAGTCGACTTCCTCGCCGACGACGCCGGCGAAGCTCGCACCGGTCCGGACCGCCACGGCCGCCATCGCCGCCAGCGAGCCCTTCGCATCGACGCTCCCCCGGCCCCAGAGGACCGTCTCGCCGTCCTCGTTCTCTTCGAGCCGGACCGGAATATCGCCCGGGACGGTGTCGATGTGGGACGTGAGGAGCACACCGTCATCTGCGGGGGCACGGACGTTGCCCACATCGTCGATCCAGACCTCGCGGCCGTGAGATTCGAAGAACGCCGCCAGCTCCGCGGCGGCGTCCTCGACATCGCCCGAGACCGAGGGGATCTCGACGAGGTCGATCAGCAACTCGCGGGCATCCTCGGTCGAGACGTCGGCCGTCGGAACACGCGTCGCGCTCATCAGTCGATCGCCTCCGCGAGCGCGGCGACGACCGCGTCAGCCTGTGCCTCCTCGACGATCAGCGGCGGGAGCAGGCGGACGACTGTTCGGCCGGCCGGGAGCGCCAGCACCTGGTGGTTCAGCGCGAGGTCCTTGAGCACCCGGTTGGCCCCGCGCTTGATCTCGACGCCGATCATCAACCCCTCGCCACGTACCTCACGAGCCGCCTCGCCCAACTCGTCCTCAAGTTGCCCACGAAGGTACTCACCGACGTCGGCGGCGTGCTGGGGGATCTCTTCCTCGACGAGCGTCGAGACCGTCGCCTCCGCAGCGGCCGAGACGACCGGACCGCCGGAGAACGTCGAGGCGTGGCTGCCGTAGTCCTCGGCGATCCAGTCGGCACACAGCGTCGCACCCATCGGGAAGCCGTTGGCGAGACCCTTCGCCGTCGTGAGCATGTCCGGCACGACGCCGGCCTTCTCGCAAGCCCACAGCGTTCCCGTCCGGCCCATGCCGGTCTGGACTTCGTCGAAGATCAGCGCCGCGCCGGCCTCGTCGGTGATCTCGCGGGCCGATTCGAGGTACTCGGTCGACGCGGGATGAATGCCGCCTTCGCCCTGGATGGGCTCCATGATGACCGCCGCCGTCTCGTCGTCGACGGCCTCGGCGAGGGCCTCGCTGTCGTCGTAGGGCACGAACTCCACGTCGCCGATCAGCGGTTCGTAGGGCTTCTTGTACTTGTCCTTCCAGGTGGTCGCCAGCGCGCCCATCGTCCGGCCGTGAAAGCCCTGCATCGTGGCGACGATCTTCGAGTCGCCGGTCGCCGACCGGGCGAACTTCAGCGCCGCCTCGTTGGCCTCCGTCCCGGAGTTACACAGCCAGACGTTGTCGATGTCGCCCGGCGCTGCCACGGCGAGCGTGTCGTACAGTCGCGTCCGCGTCTCGACCGGATAGGACGCCTGGACGTAGGTCAGATCGTCGACCTGGTCTTTGACGGCCGAATCGACGGCCGCGTGGCTGTGCCCCAGCGGGACACAGGCGTAACTCGCGCCCATGTCCAGGTACTCGGTGCCCGCCTCGTCGTAAACAACCGCGCCATCGCCGTTCTCTATCTGTATCGGTTTTTCGGAAAATACGAATCCGCTCATGTGTGTTCCTCCGTTTCTATCGCTGTCTGGTGGACGTGCGTCCCACTACCTTCGAGGGCACCACTGATCGGTTCGTCGACGTTGGCATCGGCGACGACGACCTCGGGTGCCCCACCGCTAAGTGCCTCCTCGGCGGCCATGATCTTGCGCCCCATGAAGCCCTCGGCAGCGTCCTGCAGGTCGTTCCAGTCATCGCCCGTCTCTACAGACTCGATCAACGTTTCCGGATCCTCAGGGTCCGCGTAGACGCCTGAAACGTCCGTAAGCAGGACGAGCGTCGCGTCGAGTGCCCCGGCAATCGCTGCTGCTGAGCGGTCCGCGTCGGTATTGACGGGCAACCATTCGTCATCGTCCTTCCCGATCATGGGTGGTCCAGCCACTGGCGTGTATCCACCGTCTAACAACGTATACAGCAGCTCGTCGTTGACCTCCTTGATGGACCCCGAGTGGTCGCCGCGCTTGATCTTGCGTTTGCCGTCCTCCATGACGCGCACCGCCGACTTGCGGGGTCCCGCGAGCAGTTTCCCGTCGACGCCGCTGAGTCCGACGGCGTCGACGCCCTGGCTCTGTAAGCCCGCGACGAGTTGCGTGTTGAGGTGCCCGAAGGCCATCTCGAAGACCTCCATGGTTTCCTCGTCGGTGAAGCGGCCGACGACGCCCGATGGCGTCTCGACGTACTCCGGTTCGATCCCCATGCGTTCGAGCGTGTCGTCCACTTTCGTCGAGCCGCCGTGGACGACCACGACGTCCTCGCCGTCCGCAACCAGCTGGGCCACGTCCGCCAGCGCCCCTTCGGGATCGACCGCGCGAGCGCCGCCGACCTTGACGACCACCGTCATCCGAGATGCACCCCCGTCATGGCGATCCCACCGGGTGCATCCCCGCGAACTCCAGTCCGGCGGTCTCCTCTAAGCCGAGCGCGATGTTGGCCGCGTGGACGGCCTGGCCGGCCGACCCCTTCATCATGTTGTCGATGGCCGAGAAGACGACCAGGCGCTTGTTTCCAGGGTCCAACTCGAAGCCGACCTCGGCGTAGTTCGAGCCCGCAACGGCCTTCGGTTCGGGGTAGCGATAGACGCCACCGCCGCCGGCGACCATCCGGACGAACGGCTCGTCCTCGTACGAGCCGCGATACGCGCCCCAGAGGTCGCCCTTCGAAACCGGCTCCTCGGGAAACGCGTGGATAGTGGCGCTCGCGCCGCGGATCATCTCGACGGCGTGGACGGTAAACGAGACGTCGACGCCGAGGAACTGCTCGATCTCGGCCTCGTGGCGATGGCCCGTCGGCGCATAGGGGCGGACGACGCCCGAGCGCTCGGGATGGCTCGACGCTTCACCGCCGCCCGCGCCACCTTCCGACGAGCCGACTTTCACGTCGACCACGATCTGCTCGTCCCCGGAGAGGACATCATGCTCGAACAGCGGGAGCAGCCCGAGGATCGTCGCCGTGGCGTTACAGCCGCCGGAGGCGATCAAATCTGCGTCAGCAAGATTCTCGCGGTTGAGTTCCGGCAGCGCGTACTCGGCGTCGGCCAGTAGTTCCGGCCGGCTATGGCCGTCGTACCACTCGTCGTACTGCGCTTCCGAATCCAGGCGGAAGTCCGCCGAGAGGTCGACAACCGTGTCGGCAGCGTCCTGAAACGCGTCGATGTGGTCCATCGAGACGCCGTGGGGCGTCGCCGCGAACAGGACATCCACCGACTTCAGGTCCTCGGGCGAGCTAAAGCGCAGGTCCAGCCCCCGGAGGTTCGGGTGGACGTGGCCGATCGTCTTGTTTTCCTTCGAGCGACTCGTGGCCTGGGCGATCTCGAAGTCGGGGTGCCCGGCGAGCAACCGCAGGAGTTCGCCGCCGGTGAACCCGCTCGCGCCGACGACGGAAGCGGTCAACGACGGTTCGCCCTCGTTGGCGTTCATCACTCGCTCACCCCCGCTTTCGTCTCCAGCCAGTCGACGACCTGGCCGGGGACGTCCGTCTCGACAGCGTCGTTCAGTGCCTTGAACTCGACGGTGTGGTTGACCTCGTGGACGGTGTAGCCCGTCGGATTCCCGTCCCCGTCTTCTCCTGTCTCCATCAAGTCGATACCCAACAGCCCGCCGCCGACGGCTTCGCTGGCCTCGGCAACCAACTCCTTGGCACGGTCGTCGAGTTCGAAGGCATCGGTCTCAGCGCCTTTCGCGGCGTTGGTCAGCCAGTGATCCGACGAGCGAACCATCGCCCCGACCGGCTCGCCGTCGGTCGCCAGCACACGGATGTCTCGCCCCGGTTTCTCGACGAACTCCTGGACGTAGAAGACCTTGTGCTCGTAGTGCCCCAGCGTCGCCTTGTGCTCGAGGATGGCCTCGGCGGCGTCGCGGGTGTCGATCTTGGCCATCAGGCGACCCCAGGAGCCGATGACGGGCTTGAGCACGCACGGATAGCCGAAGTCCTCGATGATTTCGAGGGCGGTGTCCTTGGTGAACGCGACCTCCGTCGTCGGCGTCGGGACGCCGGCCTGCTGCAGCGCGAGGCTGTTGGTCACCTTGTCGGCGCAGGTCTCGGCCGTCTCGTGGGTGTTGACGACCGGAATATCGTAGGCTGAGAGGAACTCCGTCGCGTAGAGGCTCCGGCTGGTCGCCAGACAGCGATCGAGGACGATATCGACGTCCTCGAAGGCCTCGGGCGGTGAGTCGAGGCCGAAGCGCTGCTTGCGCACGTCGATCTTCGTCACCTCGTGGTCGCGCTCGCGAAGCTCCGAGAGGAGGAGTTTTTCGTCCTGACGGATGCGCGAGTAGAGGATCCCGACGTTCACGCGCCCACACCTCCTGATTCGGGGGCCAGCGCGTTCGATGCTGTTGGGAACCCGCCGCCGACAGTGGGCAGGTGGCGCGATTCAGTGCAGTGTGTCGTGGTCATCTCGTGTATGCTCCGTGTTATCCCATTCGCTGTCGCAATCGTCTCAGACATACGTCTCCACCTCCGCCTGTAGCTTCTCGGCCGCGTCGTCGATCGCCGTCCGGCGCTCGGCCAGTGTATCGCTGTCGGCCGCGTGGTCATCCCGTGCGCTCGCGATCTGCTCGGCGACGGCTTCCGGTGCTGGGCCTCCCGCCGAGTCGCGACTCGCGACGCTCTCGGCGGGATCGAGTGCGGCTTCGATCGTCTCACGGTCGACGTACGCTGTCAGCGATTCACCGAGCGTGTCGCGCGCGGCGGCGTCCAGCGCATCAAAATCCGCGTCGTCGCCGGCGACTTCGGCCGCGCTCGCGACGACCTCGTGGGCCGTCCGGAACGGGACGCCGGCCATCGCCAGCGCGTCGGCGACGCCCGTCGCCGTCGAGAAGCCCTCGCCCGCTGCGTCGGCGAGTGCCTCGTCGTTCCACTCTGCCGTGGCGATCGCGCCGGCGGCGACCTCGGTGGCCTCGCTGACGCCGTCGATCGCGCGCCAGGCGTGGCCGCCGGCGCGCTGCAGGTCGCGATTGTAGGCCCGTGGCAGTCCTTTCAAGGTCGTCAGCAGGCCGTTGAGGCCCGCCGCGGCGTCGCCCGCGCGAGCGCGGACGAGTTCGAGCGTGTCGGGGTTCTTCTTCTGTGGCATGATCGAGGACGTCGAGGCGTAGGCGTCGTCCACCTCGACGTAGCCCGACTTCGCGTAGATCACGACATCCTCGGCAAGCCCCGACAGCGTCGTCGCCAGGGTCGCCAGCGCTGCCGTCGATTCGACGAGGAAATCCCGCGCGGAGACGGCGTCCATCGCGTTGGCCATCGTTCCCTCGAAGCCCAGCAGGTCGGCCGTCCGCTCGCGGTCGATGTCGAAGGGTGTGCCCGCGAATGCGGCCGCGCCGAGCGGTGATTGATTCGTGCGATCGTACGCGTCGAGCAGGCGGGCCGTCTCGCGAGCCAGCGCGCGCTCGTAGGACAGCGCCCAGTGAGCGACGGTCGTCGGCTGGGCCGGCTGGAGGTGGGTGAACCCCGGTATCACCGTCTCACGTTCGGCCTCGGCAGTCTCGATGAGCGCGCCGCGAGCCTCCAGGGTCGCCTCGATGGCGTCGAGGAGATCCGCACGCAGGCGGTACCGAATGCAGGTCGCCACCTCGTCGTTGCGCGAACGGGCGGTGTGCATCCGACCGCCGTCGGGACC contains:
- a CDS encoding type II toxin-antitoxin system VapC family toxin; this translates as MARIVLDTNVLFAAASARDRYHDRAREIVRGIDHGDLPEAVVSNYVLAETLNLTREKLGPEAANALLDRLLEGAHFEVNHAPRADFNAAQALFRRYDALSFVDATIVAYLEREGSEYLYSFDDDFDAVEELTRLDTAVNPFE
- the argF gene encoding ornithine carbamoyltransferase — its product is MTRNVLDIDDLTSEELTTVLDRAATIKAGEEAGNPLEDETLAMIFEKPSTRTRVSFETGMTQLGGHAIFLGPDDIHLGDSEPVKDTARAVSRYADAIMARLFDHADAEELAEYATVPVINGLTDDAHPCQTLADLLTIRQEFGGFDTVRVAWVGDGNNVAQSLVLGAAMVGLDLTVATPEGYEIDEEVLDRAAELGTAPETTHDPEAAVEDADVVYTDVFVSMGQEDEREEKLAAFEGFQVTTELLGDRTLMHCLPAHRGEEVTDEVIESENAIVWEQAENRLHAQNGLLVWLAERA
- a CDS encoding [LysW]-lysine hydrolase — its product is MSATRVPTADVSTEDARELLIDLVEIPSVSGDVEDAAAELAAFFESHGREVWIDDVGNVRAPADDGVLLTSHIDTVPGDIPVRLEENEDGETVLWGRGSVDAKGSLAAMAAVAVRTGASFAGVVGEEVDSTGGRYLVEDREIEPDAVINGEPSGWDGITLGYRGLLGGTYVATSESGHSSRPDNNAIEDAIDWWNRVEAEFAKDEWHPVFERVTCKPVDIDGGVSSDGLSVETTMRVQLRVPPEYTTDEIRELADGHLDRGTVNWDDWVEPVMTSPRTGVARAFRAAIREEGGDPRLLRKTGTADMNIYADAWDVEIVSYGPGDSDLDHAPDEHLPLPEFDRSVAVLDDVTTRLLEEP
- a CDS encoding aspartate aminotransferase family protein codes for the protein MSGFVFSEKPIQIENGDGAVVYDEAGTEYLDMGASYACVPLGHSHAAVDSAVKDQVDDLTYVQASYPVETRTRLYDTLAVAAPGDIDNVWLCNSGTEANEAALKFARSATGDSKIVATMQGFHGRTMGALATTWKDKYKKPYEPLIGDVEFVPYDDSEALAEAVDDETAAVIMEPIQGEGGIHPASTEYLESAREITDEAGAALIFDEVQTGMGRTGTLWACEKAGVVPDMLTTAKGLANGFPMGATLCADWIAEDYGSHASTFSGGPVVSAAAEATVSTLVEEEIPQHAADVGEYLRGQLEDELGEAAREVRGEGLMIGVEIKRGANRVLKDLALNHQVLALPAGRTVVRLLPPLIVEEAQADAVVAALAEAID
- a CDS encoding acetylglutamate/acetylaminoadipate kinase; translated protein: MTVVVKVGGARAVDPEGALADVAQLVADGEDVVVVHGGSTKVDDTLERMGIEPEYVETPSGVVGRFTDEETMEVFEMAFGHLNTQLVAGLQSQGVDAVGLSGVDGKLLAGPRKSAVRVMEDGKRKIKRGDHSGSIKEVNDELLYTLLDGGYTPVAGPPMIGKDDDEWLPVNTDADRSAAAIAGALDATLVLLTDVSGVYADPEDPETLIESVETGDDWNDLQDAAEGFMGRKIMAAEEALSGGAPEVVVADANVDEPISGALEGSGTHVHQTAIETEEHT
- the argC gene encoding N-acetyl-gamma-glutamyl-phosphate reductase — protein: MNANEGEPSLTASVVGASGFTGGELLRLLAGHPDFEIAQATSRSKENKTIGHVHPNLRGLDLRFSSPEDLKSVDVLFAATPHGVSMDHIDAFQDAADTVVDLSADFRLDSEAQYDEWYDGHSRPELLADAEYALPELNRENLADADLIASGGCNATATILGLLPLFEHDVLSGDEQIVVDVKVGSSEGGAGGGEASSHPERSGVVRPYAPTGHRHEAEIEQFLGVDVSFTVHAVEMIRGASATIHAFPEEPVSKGDLWGAYRGSYEDEPFVRMVAGGGGVYRYPEPKAVAGSNYAEVGFELDPGNKRLVVFSAIDNMMKGSAGQAVHAANIALGLEETAGLEFAGMHPVGSP
- the lysX gene encoding lysine biosynthesis protein LysX encodes the protein MNVGILYSRIRQDEKLLLSELRERDHEVTKIDVRKQRFGLDSPPEAFEDVDIVLDRCLATSRSLYATEFLSAYDIPVVNTHETAETCADKVTNSLALQQAGVPTPTTEVAFTKDTALEIIEDFGYPCVLKPVIGSWGRLMAKIDTRDAAEAILEHKATLGHYEHKVFYVQEFVEKPGRDIRVLATDGEPVGAMVRSSDHWLTNAAKGAETDAFELDDRAKELVAEASEAVGGGLLGIDLMETGEDGDGNPTGYTVHEVNHTVEFKALNDAVETDVPGQVVDWLETKAGVSE
- the argH gene encoding argininosuccinate lyase, whose amino-acid sequence is MSEEPTANGDEDGGEDGSEGVVRRDRFSGGPARGFLSSLSADERIFAADLAVDRAHVVMLAEQGIVEADTAGEILAALEEIEDAGHDALSEGEDVHEAIETAVIERAGPDGGRMHTARSRNDEVATCIRYRLRADLLDAIEATLEARGALIETAEAERETVIPGFTHLQPAQPTTVAHWALSYERALARETARLLDAYDRTNQSPLGAAAFAGTPFDIDRERTADLLGFEGTMANAMDAVSARDFLVESTAALATLATTLSGLAEDVVIYAKSGYVEVDDAYASTSSIMPQKKNPDTLELVRARAGDAAAGLNGLLTTLKGLPRAYNRDLQRAGGHAWRAIDGVSEATEVAAGAIATAEWNDEALADAAGEGFSTATGVADALAMAGVPFRTAHEVVASAAEVAGDDADFDALDAAARDTLGESLTAYVDRETIEAALDPAESVASRDSAGGPAPEAVAEQIASARDDHAADSDTLAERRTAIDDAAEKLQAEVETYV